From Chryseobacterium gallinarum, one genomic window encodes:
- a CDS encoding DUF2931 family protein: MTKYEWTEGTSAPLGFPMEVYKGGIECEGGEWVSLGFGIVPGRNDWGAINHGMGNGFKSLPSRLDFIWMSYMENQFYMIDTPIDIAIIKEYFGKGYDTKGRSGKNKHLNFDEIGVGMAPGGVVVVWVAGVGVQKEIGRYQGKKVTIPESEIAKLDSHENRFWRKDYLNEVFNNGKVIPAEIREKNKDKPIPFGLWDTYRIRYSWKPVFELPGNARLNPSINVKIFAINGEKEQFDTATGILAENQQRAIPKSIIFDYIGADNKVYGANCDLNEESGFEAFKVVFGDDPGSTRADIIVKVNEANSYFTIKVKGENGKEAFIKADKIEVF, encoded by the coding sequence ATGACAAAATATGAATGGACTGAAGGGACGTCTGCTCCTTTAGGATTTCCGATGGAAGTATACAAAGGCGGAATAGAGTGTGAAGGTGGGGAATGGGTAAGCTTAGGCTTTGGCATAGTTCCGGGAAGAAATGATTGGGGAGCTATTAACCATGGGATGGGGAATGGTTTTAAAAGCCTTCCTTCCCGGCTTGATTTTATCTGGATGTCTTATATGGAAAACCAGTTTTACATGATTGATACTCCTATTGATATCGCTATAATTAAAGAGTATTTTGGAAAAGGATATGATACAAAGGGAAGAAGCGGTAAAAACAAGCATTTAAACTTTGATGAAATCGGTGTGGGAATGGCTCCCGGAGGTGTAGTTGTCGTATGGGTGGCAGGTGTAGGAGTCCAGAAAGAAATAGGAAGGTATCAAGGTAAAAAAGTAACGATCCCTGAATCCGAAATCGCTAAGCTGGACAGCCATGAAAACCGTTTTTGGCGGAAAGATTATCTCAATGAAGTATTCAATAATGGTAAGGTTATTCCTGCAGAGATACGGGAAAAAAATAAAGACAAGCCTATTCCGTTCGGTTTGTGGGATACCTATAGAATACGGTACAGCTGGAAACCGGTCTTTGAGCTTCCGGGAAATGCCAGGCTCAATCCATCAATAAATGTTAAAATATTTGCAATTAATGGAGAAAAAGAACAGTTTGACACTGCAACAGGCATATTGGCTGAAAATCAACAGAGGGCAATTCCAAAAAGCATTATTTTTGATTATATAGGTGCGGATAATAAAGTGTATGGAGCAAATTGCGACCTGAATGAAGAATCAGGTTTCGAAGCTTTTAAGGTTGTGTTTGGTGATGATCCTGGTTCAACCAGGGCTGATATTATTGTTAAGGTAAATGAGGCGAACAGCTACTTTACGATAAAAGTAAAGGGAGAAAACGGAAAAGAAGCCTTTATAAAAGCAGATAAAATAGAAGTTTTCTAA
- a CDS encoding phospholipase effector Tle1 domain-containing protein — MGKTFVYNTGTAKPPVDELHVEIGVFFDGTLNNLKNTELRAKYRDGKNQIESTDDKETILKKEKAIEDTRALQEKEYKKLKNKEISDTDSEYERYLKASHRAWLDKQGVDNSFSNDYTNVARMYKCCEQYNYGVYVEGIGTLDNSRDVDDGFQYGSGKTGVRGKVRKGCEMAADRIKKLTSAANGKIRITKITIDTFGFSRGAAAARNFAYEINGNKRTKDVEIRKSRKIVGYNQVNSPEGPVMVPEYGDIWVDKDNTEVDPQYVINGKLPRFGFLGYYLLSKDILTKEELDNLDLDVRFIGVYDTVSSYEEYGDMGGIRRVGWEGMKHSALGPKYNFGDDVEQLQLLNPGSYFKAVHFTAANEHRENFSLTRFPGSIEKEFPGVHCDVGGAYENGMEVVDEIETSNHKPLWFLNKRRQQLIDEHWYDEEQIEINNSFLNVITMGGVYRKITGTRFLRKEYSYIPLHFMEEHGVNLYDHQLIMKTETSYSIEHDQYLPSAKDLLHGYVFEGEGKWNFKTDEEFEKEKQERARERLLNPEPEPTSEPVPDEILDENGNKIKATTLQGVTVTGYHPQTLLRIIRNQYLHWSANRDWMGMDPNNDYQRRIYPE, encoded by the coding sequence ATGGGAAAAACTTTCGTATACAACACCGGCACTGCTAAACCTCCTGTGGATGAGCTGCATGTGGAAATAGGAGTGTTTTTTGATGGTACTTTGAACAATCTGAAAAATACCGAATTAAGAGCCAAGTACAGGGATGGCAAGAATCAGATAGAAAGCACTGATGATAAAGAGACCATACTAAAAAAGGAAAAGGCAATTGAAGATACAAGGGCCTTACAGGAAAAAGAATATAAAAAACTTAAAAATAAAGAAATATCAGATACCGATTCTGAATATGAACGCTACCTTAAGGCGAGTCATCGGGCATGGCTGGATAAACAGGGAGTAGATAACAGTTTTAGTAATGATTATACCAATGTTGCAAGAATGTATAAATGCTGCGAACAATATAATTATGGCGTCTATGTGGAAGGTATTGGTACCCTTGATAACAGCAGGGATGTAGATGACGGATTCCAGTACGGCTCCGGTAAAACAGGAGTGAGGGGAAAAGTAAGAAAAGGATGTGAAATGGCTGCTGACAGAATTAAAAAACTTACTTCTGCGGCAAACGGTAAAATAAGAATAACAAAAATTACCATTGACACCTTTGGATTTAGTCGAGGAGCTGCCGCCGCAAGAAATTTTGCTTATGAGATCAACGGGAATAAAAGAACCAAAGATGTTGAGATCAGAAAATCAAGGAAAATTGTGGGGTATAACCAGGTTAACTCTCCTGAAGGCCCGGTTATGGTTCCTGAATACGGAGATATCTGGGTGGATAAGGACAATACTGAAGTAGACCCGCAATATGTTATAAATGGGAAGCTTCCGAGATTTGGTTTTCTGGGATATTATCTTCTCAGTAAGGATATCCTGACAAAAGAGGAATTAGACAATCTGGATCTGGATGTTCGTTTTATTGGAGTCTATGATACCGTATCGTCGTATGAAGAATATGGTGATATGGGAGGAATCAGGCGTGTAGGGTGGGAAGGAATGAAACATTCTGCCTTAGGGCCTAAATACAATTTCGGAGACGATGTGGAACAGTTACAGTTGCTGAACCCCGGATCTTATTTTAAAGCCGTTCATTTTACAGCAGCTAATGAGCACCGGGAAAACTTTTCATTGACACGGTTCCCCGGCAGTATCGAAAAAGAATTTCCGGGAGTTCATTGTGATGTTGGTGGAGCTTATGAAAACGGGATGGAAGTGGTGGACGAAATAGAAACTTCTAACCATAAACCTTTATGGTTTTTAAATAAGCGGAGACAGCAATTGATAGATGAGCATTGGTACGACGAGGAGCAAATTGAGATTAATAACAGTTTTCTCAATGTAATAACAATGGGAGGGGTATACCGTAAAATTACAGGAACCCGTTTTTTGAGGAAAGAATACAGCTATATTCCGCTTCATTTCATGGAAGAACATGGGGTTAATTTGTATGATCATCAGTTGATCATGAAAACAGAGACAAGCTATTCCATAGAGCATGATCAGTACCTGCCTTCTGCAAAAGATCTCCTGCATGGCTACGTCTTTGAGGGTGAAGGAAAATGGAACTTTAAAACAGATGAAGAATTTGAGAAGGAAAAGCAGGAAAGAGCAAGAGAAAGGCTATTAAATCCGGAACCGGAACCTACATCAGAACCGGTACCTGATGAAATACTGGATGAAAATGGTAATAAAATTAAAGCCACCACGTTGCAAGGAGTTACCGTTACCGGCTATCATCCTCAGACGTTACTGAGGATTATCCGTAATCAGTATCTTCACTGGTCTGCCAACAGAGACTGGATGGGGATGGACCCCAATAATGATTATCAAAGAAGAATATATCCGGAATAA